In a genomic window of Rhopalosiphum maidis isolate BTI-1 chromosome 4, ASM367621v3, whole genome shotgun sequence:
- the LOC113557112 gene encoding translocon-associated protein subunit alpha: MQFKWILLCLSLFAASTGVVRAEDEIDADEEMIVSEDQGLVDSDGDESTIEDLEQTDADTYLLFTKPVFEEKASIELPAGRLSEFLVGFTNKGSNDLVLETLDASLRYPMDFNFHIQNFTTVLLEKTIPPGSQATLGYAFVPADAFAGRPFGLSINLAYRDYEGKQMISKLYNDTVNIIEVEEGLDGETLFLYVLMAAACVLLLVGGQQFLYSVGKKRVGGGLPSRTRANLETGTKSSKQIDMDWVPKNVINHLNKQKAQSPKQKRVKKTD; encoded by the exons ATGCAGTTCAAATGGATATTGCTGTGCTTGTCTTTGTTTGCCGCGTCCACAG GTGTCGTGCGTGCCGAAGATGAGATCGACGCAGACGAAGAGATGATTGTCAGTGAGGACCAAGGATTAGTCGATTCAGATGGCGATGAGTCTACCATCGAAGACTTGGAGCAGACAGATGCTGACACATATTTACTGTTCACCAAACCAGTGTTCGAAGAAAAAGCCAGCATTG aattaccAGCTGGTCGTTTGTCTGAATTTCTTGTGGGATTTACCAATAAAGGATCTAATGATTTAGTCTTGGAAACTTTGGATGCTTCACTTCGTTACCCTATGGATTTCAATTTCCACATTCAAAATTTCACTACTGTGCTGTTAGAAAAAACTATTCCACCGGGATCCCAGGCAACTCTTGGCTATGCTTTCGTCCCAGCTGACGCATTTGCCGGACGTCCATTTGGACTCAGCATCAATCTTGCTTATAGAGACTAT gaaGGAAAACAAAtgattagtaaattatacaacGATACTGTAAACATCATTGAAGTTGAAGAAGGTTTAGATGGTGAAACTCTGTTTTTGTATGTCTTAATGGCTGCTGCATGTGTTCTACTTTTGGTTGGTGGACAACAGTTTCTATATTCAGTGGGCAAAAAACGTGTTGGTGGTGGTCTACCGAGTCGCACTAGAGCAAATTTGGAAACTGGAACAAAAAGTAGCAAACAAATTGATATGGATTGGGTTCCTAAGAATGTtataaaccacctaa atAAACAAAAGGCACAAAGTCCGAAGCAAAAACGTGTGAAAAAAACAGATTAA